A window from Candidatus Arthromitus sp. SFB-rat-Yit encodes these proteins:
- a CDS encoding amino acid ABC transporter ATP-binding protein codes for MIQIKNLNKYFGKHHVLKDISYNIKKGDVISIIGPSGSGKSTLLRCMNLLEIPTSGEIIFQNTNIQKTNINKIRENMGMVFQHFNLFPHMTVLENITLGPIKVKNIPREEANKLAINLLEKVGLVDKKDIYPSKLSGGQKQRIAIARSLANKPNVLLFDEPTSALDPEMVKEVLYVMRELANEGMTMVIVTHEINFAKEVSNKIVFMDDGKIIEENSPNEFFNNTKSDRAKEFLSKVL; via the coding sequence ATGATTCAAATTAAAAATTTAAATAAATATTTTGGCAAACATCATGTACTTAAAGATATTTCATACAACATAAAAAAAGGTGATGTCATATCTATTATTGGTCCAAGCGGTTCTGGAAAGAGCACTTTACTAAGATGTATGAATTTACTAGAAATACCCACTAGTGGAGAAATTATTTTTCAAAATACTAATATACAAAAAACTAATATAAATAAAATTAGAGAAAATATGGGAATGGTTTTTCAACACTTTAACTTATTTCCACATATGACTGTGCTTGAAAATATAACCTTAGGACCTATTAAGGTTAAAAATATACCTAGAGAAGAAGCCAATAAACTAGCAATAAATTTACTTGAAAAAGTAGGATTAGTCGACAAAAAAGATATTTATCCATCAAAATTATCTGGTGGGCAAAAACAAAGAATTGCAATAGCAAGATCTCTTGCAAATAAACCAAATGTATTATTATTTGATGAACCTACTTCTGCATTAGATCCAGAAATGGTTAAAGAAGTTCTTTACGTCATGCGTGAACTTGCTAATGAAGGTATGACTATGGTTATAGTTACCCATGAAATAAACTTTGCAAAAGAGGTATCAAATAAAATAGTTTTCATGGATGATGGAAAAATAATCGAAGAAAATTCACCAAACGAATTTTTCAATAATACAAAAAGCGATCGTGCTAAAGAATTTTTAAGTAAGGTATTATAA